The Rhizobium sp. ACO-34A genome segment TGCAATCGCCTTTTCCACCACGGCGGAGGCGCGGGCGTAGACGTCCTCGATCTCGAAGCCCTTCTTGGCGCGGGCCGTCTCCCTCACTGCTTCGGCAAGTGTGCCCTCGCAGATGGTGCAGCGGCCGAGAATGCCGGCCTTGTCGAGATGGATATGGCTTTCTGCGAAACCGCTGAAGGCAAACGCTCCCTTCGCGTCGGTCTCGGTCACTGCCTCGCAGCGGAAGGCGGGTTCGATGGCCGCGATCACGCCGTCCTTGACGGCGATATCCACCCGCTCGCCGTTCGGCTCCGTCAGCGCATTGCGTATCACCAGATCGAACAGCATGCCGTCTTTTCCTTTGGGAACCCGTTTGGTTAGAGAGCGATGGCCCCGCCATCGCTGCGCGGATCGTGCGCGCCATGCATGGTGCCGTCGTCATCGATGCGGATCACGCCCGCCTGCCCGCCCAGCGGACTGAGCGCGCCGATGGGCGAGACGGTGTGTCCCAACGCCTGAAGTGCTGCAAACACCGCCTCTCCGGCATTTTCTTCCAGCTTGAGACTGTCGCGGCTGTCGGAGAAGGTCTTGCCGAGCAGGAAGCGCGGCCGTGCCAGCGCCTCGGCCGGATCGAGACCGTGGTCGATCAGCAGGCTGAGCAGCAGGCAGAGCGTCTGCGGCTGGCCGTCCGCGCCTTGCGTGCCATAGACGAGATGCGGCCGTCCGTCCTTGAGAGCGAGGCCGGGATTGAGGGTGTAGAAGGGCCGCTTTCCCGGCGCGAGACGGTTGGGGCTTTGCGGATCGAGGCTGAAGGCCGCTCCCCGGTTTTGCCAGAGAATGCCGGTGTCGCCCACGACAACCCCGCTTCCCCAGTCGAAATAGATGGACTGCAGCACGCAGGCCGAGCGCCCCTCGGCATCGACGGCGGCGAGGAAGGAGGTATCGCCGTGGCGGTAGACATGCGGCCAGTCCATCGCCTTCCCGGCATCGATGACTGACGCCTTTGCCGCGAGACGGGCGGGATCGAGCATTGCCGCCATCGGCCCCATATCGCCGAAATCGGGATCGCCGAGCCGGTGGCGGTCGAGAAAGGCCTGTTTCACCGCCTCGACGAGAAAATGATAGTAACCGGCGCTCGCCGGGTCCTTGTCCGGCATCGGGTGATGGCCGAGCACGCCCATGATGCCGAGCGTGGTGGTGCCCTGCGTCGGCGGCGGCGGGGCAAAGAGCGTCACGCCCCGGTAGTCGAGGCTTGCCGGCTCCGCGAAACGGGCCTGCGTTGCGGCGAGATCCGAAGATGTCAGCGGCGAACCGGCGTCAGTCAGTCCGCGGGCGATGCCGGCGGCAAGTTCGCCTTCATAGAAGGTTCTGGCACCCTCGCGGGCGATGGCCTCCAGCGTGCGGGCAAGCTCGGGCTGGCGCTGGATGCCCTCGCCGGTGAAGAGCGCGGCAAAGCCCGGCCACGCCTCCCGTTCGCCGGCCCGGAAATCGAACCAGAAGCGCTGCGAGGGGCTGACTTCGAAGCCTTCATGGGCAAGGGCGATGGCCGGTTCGAGCAGAAGCCCGAGCGTTTCGCGGCCGCCCCACCGGGTGGAGGAGAGGTCGATGAGTCGTTGCCAGCTGTCAACCAGACAGGCGGTGGTGAGCGTCGAGCCGGGACCGCGCACG includes the following:
- a CDS encoding gamma-glutamyltransferase — its product is MEPAGGGMTDRSTATSRKGMVVAPHWQASEAGADVLKRGGNAIEAVIAAGAALSVLYPHFCGLGGDAVWMIGDASGKVSCLLGIGQAAEAAGAADIDAIPVRGPGSTLTTACLVDSWQRLIDLSSTRWGGRETLGLLLEPAIALAHEGFEVSPSQRFWFDFRAGEREAWPGFAALFTGEGIQRQPELARTLEAIAREGARTFYEGELAAGIARGLTDAGSPLTSSDLAATQARFAEPASLDYRGVTLFAPPPPTQGTTTLGIMGVLGHHPMPDKDPASAGYYHFLVEAVKQAFLDRHRLGDPDFGDMGPMAAMLDPARLAAKASVIDAGKAMDWPHVYRHGDTSFLAAVDAEGRSACVLQSIYFDWGSGVVVGDTGILWQNRGAAFSLDPQSPNRLAPGKRPFYTLNPGLALKDGRPHLVYGTQGADGQPQTLCLLLSLLIDHGLDPAEALARPRFLLGKTFSDSRDSLKLEENAGEAVFAALQALGHTVSPIGALSPLGGQAGVIRIDDDGTMHGAHDPRSDGGAIAL